One region of Lagopus muta isolate bLagMut1 chromosome 13, bLagMut1 primary, whole genome shotgun sequence genomic DNA includes:
- the LOC125699773 gene encoding P2R1A-PPP2R2A-interacting phosphatase regulator 1 isoform X3 — MAQEKMELDLELPPGSAAAPSDGGGLRRSNSAPLIHGLSDNSQVFQGSVLRTRRNSTTVMNRHSLFVPSSPVRIPSSRLHQIKQEEGMNLMNRETVHEREVQVAMQMSQSWEESLSLQCFSPSLQSLVSSSGLPPSPSPSPTRRFSSRRSQSPINCIRPSVLGPIKRKGVTEMEDHPKRLFQGSTNMLSSEALQQPDLSGCLSAHALDDNRSSAGSSCDSPAEAGTSTDSPVSLSDSRSPFLPVDLTAKLPID; from the exons ATGGCTCAGGAGAAAATGGAGCTGGACCTGGAGCTGCCGCCGGGGAGCGCCGCGGCCCCGAGCGACGGCGGCGGGCTGAGGAGATCCAACAGCGCCCCCCTCATCCACGGGCTCAG TGATAACTCACAGGTGTTCCAGGGCAGCGTTCTGCGAACCCGCAGGAACAGCACCACGGTTATGAATCGCCACAGCCTG TTTGTGCCATCATCTCCTGTCCGTATTCCTAGCAGCCGTCTTCATCAAATCAAACAG GAAGAAGGAATGAACTTAATGAACAGAGAAACAGTACATGAAAG aGAAGTGCAAGTAGCAATGCAGATGAGCCAGTCATGGGAGGAGAGCTTGAGCCTG CAATGCTTCTCACCATCTTTGCAAAGTCTGGTGAGCAGCAGTGGATTGCCTCCAAGTCCCAGCCCAAGTCCCACAAGGCGATTTTCAAG CAGGAGAAGCCAGAGTCCAATTAACTGCATTCGACCGAGTGTTCTTGGgccaataaaaagaaaag GTGTAACTGAAATGGAAGATCATCCAAAAAGGCTATTCCAAGGCTCCACCAACATGCTTTCCTCTGAAGCTTTGCAGCAACCAGACCTTAGTGGATG tttgtCGGCGCACGCCCTTGATGACAACAGGAGCAGTGCAGGCTCTTCCTGTGACTCACCAGCTGAAGCTGGCACCAGCACCGACTCTCCAGTGTCGCTTTCTGACTCCAGATCTCCATTTTTACCAGTAGATCTTACAGCTAAGTTACCTATCGATTGA
- the MOSPD1 gene encoding motile sperm domain-containing protein 1 isoform X3 — protein MQQQRRQPELVEGNLPVFVFPTELIFYADDQSTHKQVLTLYNPYEFALKFKVLCTTPNKYAVVDATGAVKPQCCVDIVIRHRDVRAAHYGVIDKFRLQVSEQSQRKALGRKEIIATLLPSAKEPPQQKEEEEKRIKEHLSESVFFEQTLCQPGKNRPASSGPSLLTVFLGIVCIAALMLPTLGEMESLVPLYLHLSVNQKLVAAYVLGLITMVILRT, from the exons ATGCAGCAACAAAGAAGACAGCCAGAGTTAGTGGAAGGAAATCttcctgtctttgtttttcctacagAACTTATATTTTATGCAGATGACCAGTCGACACACAAGCAGGTGTTGACTCTATATAACCCCTATGAGTTTGCCTTAAAATTCAAAG ttcTCTGTACAACTCCAAATAAATATGCGGTGGTTGATGCGACCGGAGCAGTGAAGCCTCAGTGCTGTGTTGATAT TGTGATTCGTCACAGAGATGTTCGTGCTGCTCACTATGGTGTGATAGATAAATTCCGACTGCAAGTGTCTGAGCAAAGCCAGAGGAAAGCACTGGGGAGAAAGGAGATTATTGCCActctgcttccatctgcaaAGGAACCACCAcagcaaaaggaagaggaagaaaaacgaATAAAGGAACACCTGTCTGAAAGTGTCTTTTTTGAGCAGACTTTGTGTCAACCAGGTA aaaacagaccTGCCTCATCGGGACCGAGTTTACTAACAGTCTTCCTGGGAATAGTGTGTATTGCAGCACTAATGCTACCTACATTGGGGGAAATGGAATCCCTGGTGCCTCTCTACCTCCATTTAAGTGTGAATCAAAAGTTAGTTGCTGCTTATGTTTTAG GTCTCATCACCATGGTTATTCTGAGAACATGA
- the LOC125699773 gene encoding P2R1A-PPP2R2A-interacting phosphatase regulator 1 isoform X1, whose translation MAQEKMELDLELPPGSAAAPSDGGGLRRSNSAPLIHGLSDNSQVFQGSVLRTRRNSTTVMNRHSLFVPSSPVRIPSSRLHQIKQEEGMNLMNRETVHEREVQVAMQMSQSWEESLSLSNNDFEKSSSPKQVDFVPVSPAPSPTRGIGKQCFSPSLQSLVSSSGLPPSPSPSPTRRFSSRRSQSPINCIRPSVLGPIKRKGVTEMEDHPKRLFQGSTNMLSSEALQQPDLSGCLSAHALDDNRSSAGSSCDSPAEAGTSTDSPVSLSDSRSPFLPVDLTAKLPID comes from the exons ATGGCTCAGGAGAAAATGGAGCTGGACCTGGAGCTGCCGCCGGGGAGCGCCGCGGCCCCGAGCGACGGCGGCGGGCTGAGGAGATCCAACAGCGCCCCCCTCATCCACGGGCTCAG TGATAACTCACAGGTGTTCCAGGGCAGCGTTCTGCGAACCCGCAGGAACAGCACCACGGTTATGAATCGCCACAGCCTG TTTGTGCCATCATCTCCTGTCCGTATTCCTAGCAGCCGTCTTCATCAAATCAAACAG GAAGAAGGAATGAACTTAATGAACAGAGAAACAGTACATGAAAG aGAAGTGCAAGTAGCAATGCAGATGAGCCAGTCATGGGAGGAGAGCTTGAGCCTG AGTAACaatgattttgaaaaatcaTCATCTCCAAAGCAAGTAGACTTTGTCCCAGTCTCTCCAGCTCCTTCACCTACCAGAGGAATAGGGAAG CAATGCTTCTCACCATCTTTGCAAAGTCTGGTGAGCAGCAGTGGATTGCCTCCAAGTCCCAGCCCAAGTCCCACAAGGCGATTTTCAAG CAGGAGAAGCCAGAGTCCAATTAACTGCATTCGACCGAGTGTTCTTGGgccaataaaaagaaaag GTGTAACTGAAATGGAAGATCATCCAAAAAGGCTATTCCAAGGCTCCACCAACATGCTTTCCTCTGAAGCTTTGCAGCAACCAGACCTTAGTGGATG tttgtCGGCGCACGCCCTTGATGACAACAGGAGCAGTGCAGGCTCTTCCTGTGACTCACCAGCTGAAGCTGGCACCAGCACCGACTCTCCAGTGTCGCTTTCTGACTCCAGATCTCCATTTTTACCAGTAGATCTTACAGCTAAGTTACCTATCGATTGA
- the LOC125699773 gene encoding P2R1A-PPP2R2A-interacting phosphatase regulator 1 isoform X4: MAQEKMELDLELPPGSAAAPSDGGGLRRSNSAPLIHGLSDNSQVFQGSVLRTRRNSTTVMNRHSLFVPSSPVRIPSSRLHQIKQEEGMNLMNRETVHEREVQVAMQMSQSWEESLSLQCFSPSLQSLVSSSGLPPSPSPSPTRRFSRRSQSPINCIRPSVLGPIKRKGVTEMEDHPKRLFQGSTNMLSSEALQQPDLSGCLSAHALDDNRSSAGSSCDSPAEAGTSTDSPVSLSDSRSPFLPVDLTAKLPID; encoded by the exons ATGGCTCAGGAGAAAATGGAGCTGGACCTGGAGCTGCCGCCGGGGAGCGCCGCGGCCCCGAGCGACGGCGGCGGGCTGAGGAGATCCAACAGCGCCCCCCTCATCCACGGGCTCAG TGATAACTCACAGGTGTTCCAGGGCAGCGTTCTGCGAACCCGCAGGAACAGCACCACGGTTATGAATCGCCACAGCCTG TTTGTGCCATCATCTCCTGTCCGTATTCCTAGCAGCCGTCTTCATCAAATCAAACAG GAAGAAGGAATGAACTTAATGAACAGAGAAACAGTACATGAAAG aGAAGTGCAAGTAGCAATGCAGATGAGCCAGTCATGGGAGGAGAGCTTGAGCCTG CAATGCTTCTCACCATCTTTGCAAAGTCTGGTGAGCAGCAGTGGATTGCCTCCAAGTCCCAGCCCAAGTCCCACAAGGCGATTTTCAAG GAGAAGCCAGAGTCCAATTAACTGCATTCGACCGAGTGTTCTTGGgccaataaaaagaaaag GTGTAACTGAAATGGAAGATCATCCAAAAAGGCTATTCCAAGGCTCCACCAACATGCTTTCCTCTGAAGCTTTGCAGCAACCAGACCTTAGTGGATG tttgtCGGCGCACGCCCTTGATGACAACAGGAGCAGTGCAGGCTCTTCCTGTGACTCACCAGCTGAAGCTGGCACCAGCACCGACTCTCCAGTGTCGCTTTCTGACTCCAGATCTCCATTTTTACCAGTAGATCTTACAGCTAAGTTACCTATCGATTGA
- the LOC125699773 gene encoding P2R1A-PPP2R2A-interacting phosphatase regulator 1 isoform X2: MAQEKMELDLELPPGSAAAPSDGGGLRRSNSAPLIHGLSDNSQVFQGSVLRTRRNSTTVMNRHSLFVPSSPVRIPSSRLHQIKQEEGMNLMNRETVHEREVQVAMQMSQSWEESLSLSNNDFEKSSSPKQVDFVPVSPAPSPTRGIGKQCFSPSLQSLVSSSGLPPSPSPSPTRRFSRRSQSPINCIRPSVLGPIKRKGVTEMEDHPKRLFQGSTNMLSSEALQQPDLSGCLSAHALDDNRSSAGSSCDSPAEAGTSTDSPVSLSDSRSPFLPVDLTAKLPID, from the exons ATGGCTCAGGAGAAAATGGAGCTGGACCTGGAGCTGCCGCCGGGGAGCGCCGCGGCCCCGAGCGACGGCGGCGGGCTGAGGAGATCCAACAGCGCCCCCCTCATCCACGGGCTCAG TGATAACTCACAGGTGTTCCAGGGCAGCGTTCTGCGAACCCGCAGGAACAGCACCACGGTTATGAATCGCCACAGCCTG TTTGTGCCATCATCTCCTGTCCGTATTCCTAGCAGCCGTCTTCATCAAATCAAACAG GAAGAAGGAATGAACTTAATGAACAGAGAAACAGTACATGAAAG aGAAGTGCAAGTAGCAATGCAGATGAGCCAGTCATGGGAGGAGAGCTTGAGCCTG AGTAACaatgattttgaaaaatcaTCATCTCCAAAGCAAGTAGACTTTGTCCCAGTCTCTCCAGCTCCTTCACCTACCAGAGGAATAGGGAAG CAATGCTTCTCACCATCTTTGCAAAGTCTGGTGAGCAGCAGTGGATTGCCTCCAAGTCCCAGCCCAAGTCCCACAAGGCGATTTTCAAG GAGAAGCCAGAGTCCAATTAACTGCATTCGACCGAGTGTTCTTGGgccaataaaaagaaaag GTGTAACTGAAATGGAAGATCATCCAAAAAGGCTATTCCAAGGCTCCACCAACATGCTTTCCTCTGAAGCTTTGCAGCAACCAGACCTTAGTGGATG tttgtCGGCGCACGCCCTTGATGACAACAGGAGCAGTGCAGGCTCTTCCTGTGACTCACCAGCTGAAGCTGGCACCAGCACCGACTCTCCAGTGTCGCTTTCTGACTCCAGATCTCCATTTTTACCAGTAGATCTTACAGCTAAGTTACCTATCGATTGA
- the MOSPD1 gene encoding motile sperm domain-containing protein 1 isoform X2 encodes MAGGKREPAAIPAAIATTLPSVTGAGGGAPHKGGAGRARSQRPRANCQNALEFLNDSKTEVAEDTKLIRTQEAARRIQCQCSNKEDSQILCTTPNKYAVVDATGAVKPQCCVDIVIRHRDVRAAHYGVIDKFRLQVSEQSQRKALGRKEIIATLLPSAKEPPQQKEEEEKRIKEHLSESVFFEQTLCQPENRPASSGPSLLTVFLGIVCIAALMLPTLGEMESLVPLYLHLSVNQKLVAAYVLGLITMVILRT; translated from the exons ATGGCTGGAGGCAAGAGGGAGCCCGCCGCCATCCCGGCAGCCATAGCGACGACGCTACCCTCAGTGACGGGAGCAGGCGGGGGGGCGCCGCACAAAGGGGGCGCCGGGCGAGCCCGCAGCCAGCGGCCCCGAGCG aattgCCAAAATGCTTTGGAATTCTTAAACGATTCTAAAACTGAAGTTGCTGAAGATACAAAACTCATAAGAACACAAGAAGCAGCAAGGAGGATTCAGTGCCAATGCAGCAACAAAGAAGACAGCCAGA ttcTCTGTACAACTCCAAATAAATATGCGGTGGTTGATGCGACCGGAGCAGTGAAGCCTCAGTGCTGTGTTGATAT TGTGATTCGTCACAGAGATGTTCGTGCTGCTCACTATGGTGTGATAGATAAATTCCGACTGCAAGTGTCTGAGCAAAGCCAGAGGAAAGCACTGGGGAGAAAGGAGATTATTGCCActctgcttccatctgcaaAGGAACCACCAcagcaaaaggaagaggaagaaaaacgaATAAAGGAACACCTGTCTGAAAGTGTCTTTTTTGAGCAGACTTTGTGTCAACCAG aaaacagaccTGCCTCATCGGGACCGAGTTTACTAACAGTCTTCCTGGGAATAGTGTGTATTGCAGCACTAATGCTACCTACATTGGGGGAAATGGAATCCCTGGTGCCTCTCTACCTCCATTTAAGTGTGAATCAAAAGTTAGTTGCTGCTTATGTTTTAG GTCTCATCACCATGGTTATTCTGAGAACATGA
- the MOSPD1 gene encoding motile sperm domain-containing protein 1 isoform X1, with protein sequence MAGGKREPAAIPAAIATTLPSVTGAGGGAPHKGGAGRARSQRPRANCQNALEFLNDSKTEVAEDTKLIRTQEAARRIQCQCSNKEDSQILCTTPNKYAVVDATGAVKPQCCVDIVIRHRDVRAAHYGVIDKFRLQVSEQSQRKALGRKEIIATLLPSAKEPPQQKEEEEKRIKEHLSESVFFEQTLCQPGKNRPASSGPSLLTVFLGIVCIAALMLPTLGEMESLVPLYLHLSVNQKLVAAYVLGLITMVILRT encoded by the exons ATGGCTGGAGGCAAGAGGGAGCCCGCCGCCATCCCGGCAGCCATAGCGACGACGCTACCCTCAGTGACGGGAGCAGGCGGGGGGGCGCCGCACAAAGGGGGCGCCGGGCGAGCCCGCAGCCAGCGGCCCCGAGCG aattgCCAAAATGCTTTGGAATTCTTAAACGATTCTAAAACTGAAGTTGCTGAAGATACAAAACTCATAAGAACACAAGAAGCAGCAAGGAGGATTCAGTGCCAATGCAGCAACAAAGAAGACAGCCAGA ttcTCTGTACAACTCCAAATAAATATGCGGTGGTTGATGCGACCGGAGCAGTGAAGCCTCAGTGCTGTGTTGATAT TGTGATTCGTCACAGAGATGTTCGTGCTGCTCACTATGGTGTGATAGATAAATTCCGACTGCAAGTGTCTGAGCAAAGCCAGAGGAAAGCACTGGGGAGAAAGGAGATTATTGCCActctgcttccatctgcaaAGGAACCACCAcagcaaaaggaagaggaagaaaaacgaATAAAGGAACACCTGTCTGAAAGTGTCTTTTTTGAGCAGACTTTGTGTCAACCAGGTA aaaacagaccTGCCTCATCGGGACCGAGTTTACTAACAGTCTTCCTGGGAATAGTGTGTATTGCAGCACTAATGCTACCTACATTGGGGGAAATGGAATCCCTGGTGCCTCTCTACCTCCATTTAAGTGTGAATCAAAAGTTAGTTGCTGCTTATGTTTTAG GTCTCATCACCATGGTTATTCTGAGAACATGA
- the MOSPD1 gene encoding motile sperm domain-containing protein 1 isoform X4 — MQQQRRQPELVEGNLPVFVFPTELIFYADDQSTHKQVLTLYNPYEFALKFKVLCTTPNKYAVVDATGAVKPQCCVDIVIRHRDVRAAHYGVIDKFRLQVSEQSQRKALGRKEIIATLLPSAKEPPQQKEEEEKRIKEHLSESVFFEQTLCQPENRPASSGPSLLTVFLGIVCIAALMLPTLGEMESLVPLYLHLSVNQKLVAAYVLGLITMVILRT; from the exons ATGCAGCAACAAAGAAGACAGCCAGAGTTAGTGGAAGGAAATCttcctgtctttgtttttcctacagAACTTATATTTTATGCAGATGACCAGTCGACACACAAGCAGGTGTTGACTCTATATAACCCCTATGAGTTTGCCTTAAAATTCAAAG ttcTCTGTACAACTCCAAATAAATATGCGGTGGTTGATGCGACCGGAGCAGTGAAGCCTCAGTGCTGTGTTGATAT TGTGATTCGTCACAGAGATGTTCGTGCTGCTCACTATGGTGTGATAGATAAATTCCGACTGCAAGTGTCTGAGCAAAGCCAGAGGAAAGCACTGGGGAGAAAGGAGATTATTGCCActctgcttccatctgcaaAGGAACCACCAcagcaaaaggaagaggaagaaaaacgaATAAAGGAACACCTGTCTGAAAGTGTCTTTTTTGAGCAGACTTTGTGTCAACCAG aaaacagaccTGCCTCATCGGGACCGAGTTTACTAACAGTCTTCCTGGGAATAGTGTGTATTGCAGCACTAATGCTACCTACATTGGGGGAAATGGAATCCCTGGTGCCTCTCTACCTCCATTTAAGTGTGAATCAAAAGTTAGTTGCTGCTTATGTTTTAG GTCTCATCACCATGGTTATTCTGAGAACATGA